The genomic window CCCGTTACTATTTTCTTCATTGGGATTAAAAGGACGTACTGGAGTGGTTTGATTGTTTATTTCTGCTTCGAGATCCTTAAATTTCTGTTCTAACTTTTGTTCCCAGTTGGGACTATTGCGATCGCTCATAAAATAACTATCCTAATTTAGTTACCATCTATACTATTTATATGTTAATGCAATTTTAGGCTTTACGGCCAACTAAGGACTTCGACAAAAATCAACATTATTGATTAAGTTAGGCAGGGGAGATGGAGGGGGCAAAGAGGGCAGAGGAAGCAGATGAGGTGGGGCTTACGGCTTATTTACATTTCTTAAGATAGTCGAGTTTATTTATGTCTGACTACTTATATATAAGTCATCACTTTGCTATAACAATGACATACAAAAGACACAAACGAATCTTAATGTAAGAAGTGACCATTAAATTGCTTAAATCACTATGAAACTCACGGTTATTCTCATTAATACTATCGTCCTCGCTTCTTTCTTGACTGGAGTTGGCGTTCTCTTAGATAAAATAGAAACCGCTTCTTTATCTAATCCTTTTCGAGTAAGAACAGCACAACTTAACAAAACTAATTAATTAGATTTAACCTGTTTGGGTCACTCGTTTGGGGGAAGTGTAAAAGCGATATTTCAGATAAATTGATAAAAGATTCTGAATAACGAAGCCGAAGAGATTGGACAATGAAAAAAACAACAGAAATCAAAAATTTTCAACTGTTTATTACCACGTTTGTTTATACCTTTTCTTTGTTTCAATCTTTTCTTCCTCAGAAAGAAGCTAATTAAGAAGAGTTCGGGGTTAGGAGTTCGGAGTTCAGAAATTAAATAATTTTTCGATTACAAGCATTAACGATAAGTTAGTCTCCATCGGATACTTGGAAATACTGTTCCAATTTTTGTGCTAACTTATCCACAGAAATACGAGGGGAAAACCGAGGAATGGTTTTTTCTCCTTTGGGTAGCTGTAACCGTAAGACAGGGATTTCGTATTGATAAGCGGTAAACCAATCGTCACGGGTAGTAATATCTCTTATTTCTAATTCAAACGGTAGGGTTTCTATTTGTTTTAATTTCCCTTCAAGTCCTTCACATAAATGACACCCTGGTTTGCTATATAAAATGAGTCGCATAAAGTTAATTAAGAAAGAAGTAGGATAATATTGTAAATCTTGAGATGATATTTAGACAATGGATTTAACCGTTGCTACTCAATTAGCGATCGCTTTAATCTTGGGCTTAATTATTGGTATAGAACGGGGTTGGAAAACCCGTGAAGACCCTGATGGACTGGGAGATGGGGGGATTCGTAACTTTGGTTTAAGTGGGCTATTTGGGGGCATTGCTGCGGTCTTAGCGGATAAATGGGGCATCGGTATATTAGCAGTAATTTTTTTGGGGTTATCTCTTGTTATCGTTACCTCTTATGTCCTAACGGCCAAAAAATCTAAAGATTATGGGACAACCACAGAAATTGCCCTATTGATGACCTTTAGTTTAGGGGCTATGGTGGTGAGTGGTTGGATGATAGAAGCAGTAGCGATCGCCGTTATTGTTGCGTGGTTATTGGGGTTAAAAGAAGAGTTAAGTCGCTATTTATTATTACTACAACGTCGAGAGTTAATTGCTACCTTACAATTATTATTAATTGCGTCGGTATTTTTTCCTCTTTTGCCCAATGAAAATATAGGCCCTTGGGAAGCTATTAATCCCCGTTCCATTGGTTTATTAGTGTTATTAATTTCAGGAATTTCTTATGTTGGTTATTTTTCCATTCGCATTTTAGGCAATCAAGTCGGTTTACTATTAACAGGCTTTTTCGGGGGAATTGCTTCGTCTACCGCCTTAACTTTAGCTTTTTCTCGTATGGCAAAAACTCGTCAAGATATTACTATTTTATTAGCTGCTGGCATTGCTTTGGCAAATGGTATGATGGCACCGAGATTATTAATAGAAATTATGGTGGTTAATGGTAGTTTAGCGCAACAATTAATTACACCGTTGATAGTATTAGCAATTATTCCCATAGTTTGTGCCGGTTTATTAGTTTGGCGGTTATCTCCTCCTAAGTCAACTACTCCTCTTAAACTATCAAATCCAGTCGAATTAGGTGCAGCTTTACAATATGCTGCTTTATTAGCTATTTTATCGGTATTGGTTCGTGCTGCTCAAAGTTGGTTCGGAGATAGTGGAGTTTATCTATTATCGGCTATTTCTGGTCTAGTTGATGTGGATGCAGTTGGCATTTCTTTAGCTAAAGCTGCTAACGATACCATGGCCTCACAAGTTGCTATAATTGGCACGTTATTAGCAGTCACCATGAATACCATTGTTAAAGTAGGAATGACTGCTATAATTGGGGGGAAAGTGTTAGCTTATTGGTGCGGTGGGATTCTTTTTGGTTCCCTTGTATTGAGTATATTAATTCTCATAGCTAATGTTTCAGTAATCAGTTATTAGTAAACAATGATTAGTTAACGGTCATCACTGATCAGTTATCTATCAATAGTGATCAATGATTTATTACTAATGATCAATCATTCATCAACAGTGATCAGTCATTTATAACCAGCGATCAATCATTCATCAACAATGATCAATGATTTAATAACAGCGATCAATTATTCATCAACGGTGATCAATAATTAAGTAACAATGATCAGTTATTCATCAACAGTGATCAATGATTAAGTAACAATGGTCAGTTATTAATTATCGGTCATTGGTCAGTGTTCTTAGTTTATTGTTAAAATTTACATCAGTATGGCTTTAAAATTCTTTCAAAAACCAGAAACCGATAATAGCGATCGCGTTCCTCCAGGACAATATTTAGCCAAAGGGTTTCCTGTTTTAACCTACGGTGACACTCCTCACATAAGTACAGATAATTGGCAATTTAAAGTCTGGGGTTTAGTGACACCAAAAACCTTTTCTTGGTCAGATTTTATGAGTTTACCTCATCATGAATTTACCAAAGATTTTCACTGTGTTACCCGTTGGTCAAAATTAGATGTGAAATGGACAGGAATCAAAATTACAGACTTTATCAATTTATTAGACGTTGATCCCAAAGCAACCGATGTCATGCAACATTGTTATGGAGGTTATACCACTAATTTACCTTTAAAAGATTTTGTTTTAGAAGATAACTTTTTTGCTTTTAAACTATTAGGAGAACCCTTACCTCCTGATCATGGTGGGCCAATGCGTACGGTTATTCCTCATCTCTACGCTTGGAAAAGTGCAAAATGGATTAATGGGTTAGAATTTTTGCCGAAAGATGAATTAGGCTTCTGGGAAAAAAACGGTTATCATCGACGGGGTGATCCCTGGAAAGAAGAACGATATGGGGGATAATTGATAATTAATAATGAATAATTAATAATTTAGGAGAAAAAACAACCATAATTAATAAAAATTGTTTGCCTTACTCTGTTAGTATTGTTCTGTTTACTCGTTTTCCCGATCCAGGAAAGGTAAAAACCCGTTTAGCTTGGGATATTGGCGATCGCACAGCAATGGAGATCCATCGTTATCTCATGAGTCAAATGTTGAGACTATTACTCCGTGAGATAGATGGGGTTAATATTATTGTTAATTACACAGGAGTCGATAGTGTTAACAAAATGATCGACAGTTTTGATCCTGATTTACGATTAGATATTAACCAAGGAATTAAGTCTGGTATTCTTTCGTTTATTCAACAACCGTCATCCTCTTTCGGGGAACGAATGAATGCGATCGCTAAACAGCTAGGAAAGGTAATAATAATTGGTTCTGATATCCCAGGAATTACTGCTGATATTTTAAATGAAGCTATTAAATGTTTAAACCGAGAAGAAGCAGCGATCGCTTTAACCGAGGATGAGGGTTATTATCTCATTGCGTTACCTTATTATAGTGATGTGTTTACCAGCATTAATTATAGTTTAAAAAATGTTTATCAACAGACGTATAGTTTGATGGAAAAAAACTATGCTGCTGCATCTATTCTTAATCATACTTTAGTAGATATTGATGAAGTTAACGATCTTGAATTTTTGGGTTTAACAGACTTAATACAACAAAATCAAATTGAGATTTCTGTTATTATTCCTACTTTGAACGAAGTCAAATCTATTTATGAGACATTAGTTAATGTAGTTAAACAGGCCAAAACAGTAAATAATCTAGAAATCTTAGTCATTGATGGAGGAAGCAACGACGATACTTTACAACGGGTTGAAGACTTTAAAAAAGACTATTCCCATGTTTTCATACAGTCGTTAATTATATCCTCTTTGGGTCGTGCTTTTCAGATGAATACAGGGTTAAGACATTCATCAGGAAAGTATCTTGTATTTTGTCATGCAGATACCTTATTACCGTCAGAATGGGACAAAAAAATAGTCTCTGTTTTAAGCAATAAAAACGTTAAATTAGCTTATTTCGATTTGCAATTTCAACACAATCATTTAGGATTAAAATGGGTTGCTTGGACCGCTAATCATATCAGGCGATCGCCTTATGGGGATCAGGTATTTTGTGTGAGACGAAATGATTTTAAAGCAATTGGGGGGTTTGATTATCTTGCCTTGTTAGAAGATGTTACTTTATTTGACAATAAAATTGATTATCAACACTGTCAAAAAATTCCTGAAACCGTTATTACTAATGCCCGTAAATATAGTAATAAAAAAAGTGAATATACTTATCTATCTATCTTTAAAAATGTTGGTAAAAATTTTGCTATAATGGCAGGAAAAAATTTATTAAACTTACCCGCTTGTCAATTAAGAAAAATTCATTATGGTTCATCCCATCATTATGAATTATTAGAAGTTCCTTTTCAAGATAAAATCTATACATTTAAGTATTATTTTCCAAAACAATTAAGCCATAAACTTTTAATCTGGAAAAAGGTATATTATCAACAATCGATGAATCAATTAATCCCTACAATTTTAAATTATTGTCAAGGTGATGATATTTTTATCGATGTAGGGGCTAATGTAGGAATAATTAGTTGTTTACTGAGTATGGTACTAGCTAAATATCTTATCAAAACTGATATTCTTGCCTTTGAAACTGTTCCTTATCTGTATCAACTCTTTAAAGATAACTATTCCCTTTATATTAATGAAACAAGAAATAAAATTCATCTAGAAAATATAGATTTAGGAGATAAAGAAGAACATTATCACTTACAATTAGATAAGAAATCAGATAATTTTAGGGATAAAACAGAAGGGAATAATATTATAAAAGTGAAACAGATAGCCTTAGATGATTATCAGTTTCCCATTGAGAAAAAAATTAGCGTCATTAAACTAGATTTAGACGGAACTCAATTAAACAGACTCAAGGGAATGAGAAAAACAATTCAACAACACCAACCCATTTTAGTCTTAACTTCATCAATTCCTCCTTTTTTCAATGCTCAAGATGATGCTAAAAATGATATTAAAGCTACCATTCAATTACTTAATCATTTAAACTATCAACTAGATAAATTTAGTTCGATTGATTACATAGCTCATCCTAAGCTCAATATATGAAATAAAAAATCATTTAACTCTGCACTCTGAACCCCTAACCTTGTGCTGAACAATAGTGAAGTATCTGAACTCACCTTAAGCTCCTTAACGTATTTTTTACTTTTGCCTGGTTTGGTAGAAGCATTCAAGCCATTGGCGAACTAACTTTAAGAAGGAGAGCAAGCGATGATGCAACCATTGACAAAGCAACAGAGATGGATAACTGGAACGCTCGCCGGCCTACTATTGGGAACAAGTTTGGTGGGAGTTGCCGTTAAAACCCAAGCAGAAGAGGAAGTGAAACCAGAACAAGCAGAACAAGAGCAGGTAATGAGTAAAGAGGAGCAAGCAAAACAAGCGCAAGCAAAAGCTCTTAAACTTGTCACTAAGATGACAGAAGCACAACGTTCCTATTACGAAAAAAATGGAGAATTTAAGGTTGTTATTGATGAAATCGCCGAAGATTTAGACCTTACTTTACCTTCGAGCTTTAATTACGCCATTCGAACCAGTTTTCAAGGGGCTTACATTTACGTTTTGCCGTCTAAAAGTCCCCTTGCTGACCAACTAAAAGCCTATGTTGGGGGAGCTTTTATTAAGTCTCCTCAAAAAGATTCAGAAAATGAGAATCAGAAACAAGAAATCGTTACAATTATTTGCGAAACCACCGAAACAGGGCGCAGACGACCAGCAGACCCCCAAATAGCTAGAGCGAAAGAGGTGAACTCAACCACTGAACCATCCTTATCCTGTGCAGATTCTACCGTACCAGCACCAAAGTCTAACCAAAAATAATCGTTCTTCTTTTATACATATTGTAAGGGTCAACGGCCGTTGACCCTTACTGGTAAAAATTAGTAAGATAAGGGTTTGAGACTTCAATACAGTTATCAATTTTCACTAGGAATGGTGATGTTATTCTGTCTGATAAATTGCTCAATCGCTCGACCTAACTTAAGAGAAGATTCTTCAGTAATAATATACGTTTTAAATTCCTGGTCTTGACTTAAATATTCCCCATAAGCTGACTGTAGAAAAGGACGATATTGAGGATTATTTTCGATATATACTTCAAAAAAAGATAGCATCATTGAGTTGGTATAACTATCTAATAGTTGAGGACTAGGAAGGGTTAATTTAGTGGTTTTTTGTACTGTATCAATAATCCCTGCATCCAGTTGAGAAAAATCTACATGGGCTTGTCCTTCTTGTAATTGGAGGTATTTGTCAGGAACTTCAAGGCGAGGAAAAGAAACTGCTTGTTCAAAAATAAAAGGCGTTGCTGGATCATAACTTCCAGCAGAAATAAAGACAGGAATATCAATTTTTGCTAAAGATTTACTGCCAAAAAGACCTGAATTAACAGGATTGACTACGAATAGGGCTGTAACTCTTTCATCTTTAAAGTTATAGTCTTTTCTTTCTAATTTTAAAGCCCGACATTGCAACAATAAAGCTGTATTTAAGTCCCCTATTTCCAGGTCACACATTTGTTTTAACCGTTCAAAGTCAGGAGTTGCACCAGCGACAGCTAACACCGTATAACCTCCAAAAGAATGACCCACAACACCCACATTATTAAGGTCTAATTTCCCTGAAAACTGGCCTTGATTACGTCTTTCTAATTCATCAATGGTATAACTAATATCAAGGGGTCGATCAATAAATTCCTCGCGAATAAAAATTTGTCGAGATAATCCTTCTAAAAAGGCTTTTGTTTGTTGAATATCGCTACCTGGATGTTGAGGAACCGCCACCACATAACCATAGGAAGCTAAATGTCTAGCCCACTTTCCAAAGTCTTCGGGCCGAGAGGCTAACCCATGCGAAATAACCACCACCGGAACCGATTCATCGGCTAAGGTTTGGGGTTGATACATTTCCACATAAAAGGCGCGATCGCGATTTCTATCAACTAAGTTCCACCGATAATTGCTAACTGTAAAAGGACCCGGTTGACGGGGATCGGTTAATTGAGAAAAATCCACATCTGGATCTTGTTGGGCTTCGGCTTGGGCTAATTTTTCGACTTCTTCGGTAAATAAATAAGTCCCCTGAACAATCAATTCTATTTCTCGTGATAATTCGATGGCTTTTTTAACATCAATTTGTACATCTGTGGCGAGTCTATTTAAGAAATTAATTAAGGTTAATCCGGCTGGATTAAAAGCAGCTTGAACTAAAGCCCCTCTAATCAGATACTTACCATTTCTTCCGCCTTGAATATTAAAAACTTTACCCACATAATTTAAGATTCTTTCCCCTTCATCGGTATTTAATAATCGAGATAAGTCTACAGGATTAACCTCAACTGGGGTAGATAAAGCTTCTCGAAAGGCTTGTCTTTCTTCTTCGCTGGTTCCTGCTAAGTTAAAATATTGACGTAATTGTTGAGTTAATCTCCCTTCATTTGCATAAATTTCTAAGGAGCGAACGGGAATTGAAACAATTAAAGAATCATAAACAAAATAGATTTTTTCGGCCGCATTGGTTGGTAAAGTTAAGGTTAAGGAGGCTAAGGTTCCTAAACATACCGAAGTTAAACCGTGTAAGGATTTTTTGAGGGCAAACAATTTCATAGATATGATGGTTAAACAGTCAAAAAGATAAATGCTATCTTAATCAGCAGAATCGGTCAATATTCTCAGTCTAACGGTTTTTTCCCCTGCTTCATCCAGTTGCACTTCAATCACTTCCCCACTCAAAGATTCTAAGGAGGTTAACATCGATCGCAGATGAGGATTACTTGCTCCAGTATCAACATACAATCTATCAGATAAACTCCCCAATCTTTTCCAAGTTGTGTATAATTTTCCCACAATTTGTTCTAACTGAGATGCTTGTTTAACCAAATCGGCGGCTGTATTTAAACATTCTAATCTTACCGCTTCATCTAAGGCCATTTCTAAATCTAAAGGAGACTTTTTTAGGGTTTGAACTTGGGCGGCTGCATCGAGATATTTGGCTAAATTTTTAGCATCGGTGGTTAATAGTTTAACTGTATCCACATCGGGATGCTGAGCGATTTCTTTTTGAATGGTTTCTAAGTGTAACTCCGGCAATTTTTCCATTTCCCGAACCAAGGGGGCTAAATGTCGGGGGGGTAGGGTTCCTTCTTCTGCCTTTTCCTTGACCTCTGAGGGCAATAAATCAGAACTCATGGCAGTCCATTCATCTGATAGTTGTTTCACCTCTCTACGGGTAATTCTATCGCCGTTCTGGGCTGC from Crocosphaera subtropica ATCC 51142 includes these protein-coding regions:
- a CDS encoding MgtC/SapB family protein, which encodes MDLTVATQLAIALILGLIIGIERGWKTREDPDGLGDGGIRNFGLSGLFGGIAAVLADKWGIGILAVIFLGLSLVIVTSYVLTAKKSKDYGTTTEIALLMTFSLGAMVVSGWMIEAVAIAVIVAWLLGLKEELSRYLLLLQRRELIATLQLLLIASVFFPLLPNENIGPWEAINPRSIGLLVLLISGISYVGYFSIRILGNQVGLLLTGFFGGIASSTALTLAFSRMAKTRQDITILLAAGIALANGMMAPRLLIEIMVVNGSLAQQLITPLIVLAIIPIVCAGLLVWRLSPPKSTTPLKLSNPVELGAALQYAALLAILSVLVRAAQSWFGDSGVYLLSAISGLVDVDAVGISLAKAANDTMASQVAIIGTLLAVTMNTIVKVGMTAIIGGKVLAYWCGGILFGSLVLSILILIANVSVISY
- a CDS encoding glutaredoxin family protein yields the protein MRLILYSKPGCHLCEGLEGKLKQIETLPFELEIRDITTRDDWFTAYQYEIPVLRLQLPKGEKTIPRFSPRISVDKLAQKLEQYFQVSDGD
- a CDS encoding type IV pilin-like G/H family protein; the encoded protein is MMQPLTKQQRWITGTLAGLLLGTSLVGVAVKTQAEEEVKPEQAEQEQVMSKEEQAKQAQAKALKLVTKMTEAQRSYYEKNGEFKVVIDEIAEDLDLTLPSSFNYAIRTSFQGAYIYVLPSKSPLADQLKAYVGGAFIKSPQKDSENENQKQEIVTIICETTETGRRRPADPQIARAKEVNSTTEPSLSCADSTVPAPKSNQK
- a CDS encoding FkbM family methyltransferase; this encodes MPYSVSIVLFTRFPDPGKVKTRLAWDIGDRTAMEIHRYLMSQMLRLLLREIDGVNIIVNYTGVDSVNKMIDSFDPDLRLDINQGIKSGILSFIQQPSSSFGERMNAIAKQLGKVIIIGSDIPGITADILNEAIKCLNREEAAIALTEDEGYYLIALPYYSDVFTSINYSLKNVYQQTYSLMEKNYAAASILNHTLVDIDEVNDLEFLGLTDLIQQNQIEISVIIPTLNEVKSIYETLVNVVKQAKTVNNLEILVIDGGSNDDTLQRVEDFKKDYSHVFIQSLIISSLGRAFQMNTGLRHSSGKYLVFCHADTLLPSEWDKKIVSVLSNKNVKLAYFDLQFQHNHLGLKWVAWTANHIRRSPYGDQVFCVRRNDFKAIGGFDYLALLEDVTLFDNKIDYQHCQKIPETVITNARKYSNKKSEYTYLSIFKNVGKNFAIMAGKNLLNLPACQLRKIHYGSSHHYELLEVPFQDKIYTFKYYFPKQLSHKLLIWKKVYYQQSMNQLIPTILNYCQGDDIFIDVGANVGIISCLLSMVLAKYLIKTDILAFETVPYLYQLFKDNYSLYINETRNKIHLENIDLGDKEEHYHLQLDKKSDNFRDKTEGNNIIKVKQIALDDYQFPIEKKISVIKLDLDGTQLNRLKGMRKTIQQHQPILVLTSSIPPFFNAQDDAKNDIKATIQLLNHLNYQLDKFSSIDYIAHPKLNI
- a CDS encoding alpha/beta hydrolase, whose product is MKLFALKKSLHGLTSVCLGTLASLTLTLPTNAAEKIYFVYDSLIVSIPVRSLEIYANEGRLTQQLRQYFNLAGTSEEERQAFREALSTPVEVNPVDLSRLLNTDEGERILNYVGKVFNIQGGRNGKYLIRGALVQAAFNPAGLTLINFLNRLATDVQIDVKKAIELSREIELIVQGTYLFTEEVEKLAQAEAQQDPDVDFSQLTDPRQPGPFTVSNYRWNLVDRNRDRAFYVEMYQPQTLADESVPVVVISHGLASRPEDFGKWARHLASYGYVVAVPQHPGSDIQQTKAFLEGLSRQIFIREEFIDRPLDISYTIDELERRNQGQFSGKLDLNNVGVVGHSFGGYTVLAVAGATPDFERLKQMCDLEIGDLNTALLLQCRALKLERKDYNFKDERVTALFVVNPVNSGLFGSKSLAKIDIPVFISAGSYDPATPFIFEQAVSFPRLEVPDKYLQLQEGQAHVDFSQLDAGIIDTVQKTTKLTLPSPQLLDSYTNSMMLSFFEVYIENNPQYRPFLQSAYGEYLSQDQEFKTYIITEESSLKLGRAIEQFIRQNNITIPSEN
- a CDS encoding sulfite oxidase-like oxidoreductase, with the translated sequence MALKFFQKPETDNSDRVPPGQYLAKGFPVLTYGDTPHISTDNWQFKVWGLVTPKTFSWSDFMSLPHHEFTKDFHCVTRWSKLDVKWTGIKITDFINLLDVDPKATDVMQHCYGGYTTNLPLKDFVLEDNFFAFKLLGEPLPPDHGGPMRTVIPHLYAWKSAKWINGLEFLPKDELGFWEKNGYHRRGDPWKEERYGG